The genomic interval TGTCTATTTATGATCCTTCTAAATTGGATTAAACTACaagataatattgttgaaaatCCTTTGCTAATATGTTTTGTGGAGTAACTCATCTAGAAATAATTGTTCTAGTTAATATTGCTAACCTGACTATACTTGATTTGGCTTCTAAGGTGGAGCATATGCTGAATGACCGGTTACTAAACATCCTAAATGTCGAAATCCTTGATGTCAAGGTATATAGTGAGTAgcctaattattttaaatgttcATACATAATTAATAGTATTGATTATTTTATGCGAAACATGTGGTATGCTAAGTCATCATACCTGATGATATGTCATAATTTAACATTTCAAGTGATGCTTGCAGGAAGCTCGGAGGCGTTTTGATAAAGCTTCCCTTCTATATGATCAGGTGCTTATGAAAATTGCATAATATAATGATCTCTGCAAccatgtttttcttttccttccaCTGCATGAGTGTCCTGAGccatacaatttattttatggAAGAAGCATAACTCAAATACAACATGGATTTCATGCTACAGGCACGAGAGAAGTTTATGTCATTAAGAAAAAGCACAAAGTTTGATGTTGCTGCTGTCATAGAAGAGGTACGTTCAGTAGTACATCTTTGACATTGTATTGACaaacattttatatataatcttGTCATGGGTTACcatgatttttttaatctaatttgGTAGAGAGACATTCCAGGAATTGCACAATGCAAGAACAACGTTTGAGGAAGCTCGTTTCAATCTGGTAATATTAGTGGAATAAAAGAATATACTGCTTTTAATAAGCATAAGAGTATGGAACTCATGTATTCAGCTCTTAACTACGAAACATATTTCATCCTCTTTTCTAGGTTGGTGCTCTTCATAATATTGAGGCTAAGAAGAGATTTGAGTTTTTGGAGGCTGTCACCGGAGTTATGGACGCTCATCTTCGATACTTTCAGCAGGTATATATAGCATAGTCATATATTACATTTTCCATATACAATTTTGATCTTAtgccaattttaaaaattctttctCTTGCAGGGATATCAGCAGTTACAAGAGCTGGAGCCTTTCATTATTGAGGTTAGGAAACACTTCAATGGCGCAGATACTTATCTAGTTTTCTTTTGattatatgtttaaatttattGCATTTGGAATGAATATACTTCCTCAAAACACAAAATCTATGATAACTTGAGATGTGAAAGCATTGAAACTCATTTGCAACACAAAAATGGCATGTGTCGTGTATCGAGCAAAATTGTTGGTTCGAAGATATAGTTAACATTGACTGAATGGAAGATTTTCTTTCTTGTATTTGCTGTGTGTTGTAGGTTTTGGCTTATGCACAAAAAGCAAGAGAAAGTTACAATGAGGAGCAGATTTCTCTTTGTGAAAGAATGGTAGAGTACAAAAAACTAAGTTATCAAGAAAGTAGGTTGTCCTTGAATGGCCCTTATGGTTCTCCCAGAGGGGAAGGTGCGCATCTGCAACCCTTTTCTAGGAGATCAAATAGTGTGGTAGATGCAGTAGCTGAATCAGCTGCAAATGGAAAGGTATTTCAGGATATGATGTTTCCCTTTACTTCATTACAATCCCGAGTTACATGCATTGCCATCCCCTTATCTCATAAGTTGAGCACTACATATGTGTAGGTTCGAGTCATTCGACAAGGTTTTCTTTCCAAACGTTCCTCCAATTTGAGGGGTGACTGGAAGAGAAGGTTTTTCGTTCTTGATAGTCGCGGAATGCTTTACTACTATCGTAAACCATTACATGGAAGTGTAAGTATCAAAGTCAAACTAAAAGTTAAATTAGTATCTAAGTATTGGTATCGTATATTAGGTGATGCCAATTTTTTCACCATATCTTGTTACTGAATGTTTAGCATGTACCTTACCATTTCAGAGTCTCAATCAGCAATCTACACAGAGGAATTGTGCTGGAGAAAACAGTGCTGGCATTCTGAGTAGGCTGCTTTCTTCACATTACCATGAAGTTGTTCCTGATGAAAAATCTGTAGCGCGTCACACAGTGAATCTGCTGACATCAACAATCAAGGTTGATGCTGAGCAGTCAGATTTAAGGTTCTGCTTCAGGATTATTTCACCTTCAAAGATGTACACTTTGCAGGTATGCACATTCAATAAATTGGATTTATTAACATATAGTTGGTATTTATCATTGCTCTTCACTGTGCTTTGGACAATAATTTCAGGCAGAAAATGCTCTTGACCAGATGGATTGgatggaaaagataaatggagTCATTGCCTCCTTGTTGTCTGTACAGACACTAGGTAGAATGGTACGCAgtgatttttttccttttttctaaCTAGTAAAATACATGTGCATCTACACAGGTTGGGGAGCGTGACATCGGTTACTTTATTTATCTCTGAGAAGTTAACTagcttttttttatataaggtTTAAAATTTAACATGGTTAGGTGAAACTTCAAAATGTGACGATGCTTTTCCTGtcttataaaatcaaattacatTACATGCTCCTTATCCAATTCCTTAGTATACAATCCTCTTCTTTTACACACATCCTTTGATGCATATGCATTAATTGTgactattataattataaaaaacaattatgtgACAGTCTATATCAGCTGACTCAGAAAGCAGGGACAGCGACTCTTCCAGCAACTTCGACTTGTTACAAAGTTCTCAAGAGTATGATCGATTATTGAGTGCTGATTTTGCATCCAAGAATTCCACCACTAATAGATTATCTGAAGAGTTACAGAAGAATAAGCAGATTGTAAAAGTTGAACAGCCAATTGATATTCTAAGAAAGGTTAGCGGGAACGACAAATGTGCTGATTGTGGTAAACCTGAACCAGACTGGGCATCCTTAAACCTTGGAATCCTAGTATGCATTGAATGTTCCGGTGTTCATCGTAATCTTGGTGTACATATATCAAAAGTAAGTAGTTCACGCTGCATATTTATATCTATATGTTTCATGTCTTATCAGaatctttttgttttgtttgttttttttctatTGGTATTAAGGCTTTCTGTTTTCAGTCCTCACTCTTGCAACTAAGATGGGATGACATTTTTCGCAGATAAGATCACTGAAACTTGATGTAAAAGTGTGGGATTACTCTGTATTAACAATGTTTCAATCGTTGGGAAATCTATTCGCAAACTCGGTTTGGGAGGAGCTTTTGCATTCAACAAGTAATTCACAAATTGATGAAACTCCTTATGGGTAAGTATTGCTGATATTGATAGGATTAACTGTCTAAATTTTCGCTAAGATTTTGCATCCTGCATTTCAGTTCATCAAAAGTTGATAGAAACAAATTATGCCATGCAAAAAAACCAGAACATGATGATCCTATTTCAATAAAGGAGAAATTCATTCATGCAAAGGTAATCTAATgcttatttttagttatttctAACTTAGAAAGCAATATTACTTTTGCCAACTCAAACTTTGGTGCTTGGAGATTATGCTATTTTTTCCATGTTACAACAGTGAAATCATAAAGTAACGTCTTGGAGATAGATTTGATATTTGTTTCTCTTATCACAGTATTCTGAGAAAGTCTTTGTTCGACGGATTCCTAAAAGCCACCATCTTCTTTCGGTGGGACAACAAGTGTTGGAATGCATCTATGCCAATGACAAGAAAGCCGTGTACCGCCATATTGTCAAATCGGATGCGGATGTCAATGCTGTTAGTGCAGAAGCATTATCCGGTATGTCTTCTAATCCAAAAAAGTCCAAACTTCTGGAAACTTTTTTGCtgttgaaatttgaaaaagcaggatacaaataattaatttctatACAGGCTTTTTTTCTAATATGTCTCCAAGTGATTCAAACACATCTTCTAAAAGTAAAAGTCGGCTAATGGAGAACATACAAGAGGGTTCTAATGTGCTTCACTTGGCATGCCTAACGAGTGATGCCGGGATGATAGAACTGCTCTTACAGTACGGCGCAGATGTAAATGCTATCGATTCAAGAGGTCGGACACCGCTGCATTACTGCATTATGAGAGGGAAGACTACAACTTCAAAGTTGCTTATTACAAGGTAGTTATTATTTGGAGGGCTTCTACATATTCCAATTTTTCTCCTTACGTTACAAAGTTGTCTATATTCTCTATCAGTGGATTCTATATCCAAATTGCCATAAGGCTCATCAAACAGTCAGTAAATTCTATACATACATGCCTTTGAATTTGTTTTCTCAatggatataaaaaaaatctagtgTATGTGCTAAACATTTAAGCACATAATTAAAGTGCTATGTTTGATCAAGTACAATTATTTTCAGGGGGGCAAATCCACTTGCTGTAGATAAAGAAGGCAACACTCCTCTAAAGCTTGCACCAGAACCCAGCGCTATTGGCAAAGACATTCTTACTCTCTTAACAAGCAGATGACATGCTCACAAAACTTACCGATAGCAACTTTATCTACCTCACGTTtctaaaaaaactatacacATGATTCCAGGAGTACACATCCAGACAGAGAAAACATTGTGCTTTTGTTCGAAAAATATATTCTTGGACGACATAAAATATGTGTTTTCTTTAGATGTGTGCTTTTGAAGTGACCTTGTGAGTGAAAAAAATTCCTCCCAATTACCATAAGGGATCAAAAAAATCCATATGCAACATTTGTACAGAAAATTGAGGATCAACTAGTAATTCATACTATCATATAGAGGAGCAACTAGCACGAGGAGCCTGGAGATGGTAGGTTGTTTTGCTATGCCACATGTTTGTGGTTATCATCTTTTGTTGTAAAATGGGATAGGATGTTTAATGGTTCATCACAtccatttcaattttcaactaGAGTCTGAGTTTTGTAAGATTCATTCTTTACAAATTTTTGGGAATTTATCATGTGATCAAAGTTATACAGGGGTTGTatataagtttaattaattCTTTTCACAATTTTTTGAAATCGTTAGAAACCACGGTACCAAAGAGTTGAAGATGAatctcatattaaaaataagtttgagAGTTTCAtacaaaagaaatttttttagaatatttgatattcataattaaaaatatattaaactaatGAGTATAACAGTTCTATTTATAGAGTATATTTCTATTGAAAATATGTCTAAATATCTTTAGaggattttattatatttagattaagatttgaatttaaatatatttaagattagaataagATATCATTaggatatataatttatatttttgtttagaatatattttggatttattctttattttagaTATATGATATGTTTTTATATTGCAATTTAGTTCTCTATAcagatcaataaataaaaatttaaaccaTGTCATTTCACATAAAAAGAATAGACTTCTCCGtacaaaatatatcatatataattttgcttttacaattataaaaaaaaaaaataaaccatcaatttcaaatttaaccAACTAACTACTTATGTTTAACCAACAAActaactaaaaatcaaatttaaccAACTAAATAATCTCCTATACTAgtaactaaaatatttaatcttataaaaaatgaaaggaataaactcataaattataatatatagcaatatagtatttatttacttttgaaTGATTTACATTTGTAAGAAGCTTAAGCACAAATTTACCAAATAATAGGCATGGCATGTTATAATTTGAGAACACAAACAGAACATCTAAGTTTTATCCATTAGATTAACACAAATGAGttggatttttaaaaaataaatacaaagtaaatgtaaaataaattgaacTCAAAGACAATTAGttgttctccttttttttttcagttagAAAAGCAAAGTTTTCTAAAAAATCCTTCCATCCAAAGCATGTAAATGGTTATGTGGTCCTTGTTTAATTCCTTGGATATTTATGGAGAGTACTAGTATGTGAGAAGAAGCCACCTCTAGGGgaacataaattattaattatctaCGGCCAACTACTCTACAAAGTAGTGTCATTATTGCATTAGTAGTAacctttattttcaattttcattttcgGAAATTAGAATATTGTGTGTTAGCCAATACCTTTAATATTGCCAATTTTGTTGCTGATGCAATCATTATATCATATAcgtatttcttctttttcaatctttttttttttccttcaaaaggAAGGATACCATATATAATAACTTTGTTATTGCCACATTTAAATTGGGGTTGTTATTATACACAAAAAAGCAAGTCACTTTAAAGTTGTGTCTTTTCTGAAAGGAGATAAACTTCTTATCAAAAGGTATTACCCCCTCAAACAAAGTCTCGGATTTGAGTTTTGTGGATGAAAAAAAGTGTGGTTGACTGAGAAGACTCTACTAAAGGTGCTCTCTCCAAGGTTCTTCAACAGAGATTAATCATTGGTAAAGTAAGTGATACTTTCCACCAAGaagatagttaaaaaaaattgaacttgaAGACTTCATCCATCAACTTGTAGAAGGTGGCAAGGCAAAGTGTAAATGCtgttaaaagaggaaaaattcATTCATGTGAAAATTTCTTCTAATTTAACTTAAACTGAAGTCACAATACACTTGAATGGTAGccattaaaaagtaaaaaaacttGGCTAAATTGACTGTTTGAAATGGAAGTACTGGTTTGATTGTTgccaaaactaattaattagatCATTCCATTGAAGCCAGCTGAATCCATGAGTACTGCTTTGATTTGCTCCGGATGAACATCTTGACCTTCTTTGCATTGCTGTAAGAAACAGGAAAATAGTTGTATTATTACTAAGTTAAATGCATGCAACAGAATAAATTTCCAAGTGTGGTGTAGGTGCTGATAACagaataagtttttttttacctCGGCTCGAAAAATATCCATAACAAATCCATTGAAACAGCTTATAACAGCTTGCTGAATGTCTAACCCAAGGTTATCCAAAGCCCTCATGGTTGAAAGCAACAGACCAGGTTTGCGGGCGCAAAACATGTGGATATTTACAGCCCTTCCTTCCCGCAACCGAACCTCAACCTAAACAAAAAGTGAAATCAACGATTGAACAATGGCATCAAGAAATCTTTCTATTAAATCATATTCTAATAACAACCAATATAGCTCGAATGTGTATATCAACCTAGAGTCAAACAAAGATTGATTTGATAAGTCTAGACATGGTAAATAAGACTCATATTTAATTTCCATCCCAAATCAAACAGAAATTCAGTTCCACTTTAAAGCACACAAACAAATTGCTAGCTGTCAATATATACACCACTATTTCTAGTTATAGGAACATAAAGTAAGCAATGCGAATTTGAGCAAATATCTAAGCAAAAGGACAAGCAACATTACCCTGGCAGGTTGGCCATTGGGGCTTGGCAATGAGCTATGGCATAGTTCTTCTTTGATACGGCTCGGCAACGAAGGTGGAGTCGGTGTCAAAGGATGAAAGCTTGAAACAGGTGTCAATGAAGAGCCAGCAGGTGTCGACTCCAACTCGTTATGAAGATCATTGATCCTTTGCAGAAGTTCCTTCAGATACTCAATTGCATCCCCAAGAATTGAAGCCCTATCCATCTATCAAACCAAAAACATGTCATAGAATCCATAGATCCACCACAAACCACACCAACATATTTGGATTCACGGTGAGATTGACAGAATCACAATGAGCAACCGCAATTTTGACATAAGCTACATTTTGAAACATCAAAAAATCATAGTGGCACTCGCTCAAATTATACCAAACTCAAAAACTTTTATGACATATTATGTTATCTTAATTAGCTAATTACCAAAATGAGTAGTTAGTATCTTAGTTCTTAACAATGATTCACAAATCAAATTCTTTTAAGAATcgtgaattattattattatatagcaCAAACAACAATCAAGaaggaaaatatttgaaattaaatccTTACTTTGCTAATCTTTGGAACAACGGACCTAAGCATATAGAGTCTATCATTGAGCTTCTTCCTCCGGCGACGTTCAGCCATCAAATTCTTAGCAGGCATTCCTTTCTTCTTCCCTTTCTGATCAACACCACCAGTGACAGTGCTGTTACCATTGGAAGCATTTCCACAATTTTTCACATTACTCTCTTCCATCTTACCATTATTATAGTTACTCTCAGTCAAATCATCAGAATCATAGTTCAAACCAGACCCATCAAAACTCAAATCTTCAATCTCATCCCCACCACTGAATTTCCTTTTCTTATCACTCCCTTCACTAATTCCACACTTGCTCCTACTCCCACCACCACCAATTTCCAATCCCATGTTTTTTCTCAGTGCTGCTCTCTTCTGAAACAGAGTAGGTTGTGTTCCAGAAGGTGGCAAAGAATCAAGCGGTCTCAAAATCTTGGACCGGTTCAAAAAAACCGACTTTCCAGAACCCTCTTCAGAGTTCTGAAATCCCATGAAGTTGGCTTTGTTTTGAGGCAAATGGGGCAAGCTCAAATGGGTTTTGGAACTGAAATCAACAAAACTACCCAGAAGCGAAGAAGCTACAGATGAAGCTTGAGGATCAAGAAAACCAACTTCACAAGGGATATCAAAagggttgttgttgttgttgttgttattgttgagaaGAGAAGAAACGTTGTTCATAGGTTTATGATTTGGAGAGAGAAAATACTGCTGAAGGTGTGATGGTGAAGGGTCGAGGGTGTTGAAAATGGAGGAAGAAGGAGAACATGAAGAGGAAGAAACGGAATCAACGGTTTGGAGAAGAACGTTATCTAAGTTAGGTGAAAAAGCCATGTCTTTCATCATGTACCATTCTTCTTCATGATCCATTTCAAGCATGGGTTTGAAAGAAGagaagttttgaagaaaaggtgAAGGTGATGAAGGAGTGTTAGGGTTTGAATTTGGGTTTGTGGGCCATGAAGAAGGTGAAGTATTAGTGTtgttgttttcttcttcttgaatCCAAgcattattgttgttgttcatTCTGGACATCatggttttttgttttttgaattatGAGAAAAGTATTTGTGGTTGAGTGTGTGTGAGAggtgagaaagagagagagagagaaagggaAAAAGGACGTTGCAGAAGGAAAAGGGCATtcacttttgtttttctttcatgaaaataaaaagaaaaagactattttattgttattttgagATTGCGGTTTTTGGCAGAGAGAGGCAGCAACATGAGGTTGGAACGTTAGAAGAGAGGAATCAAGCACCGATTCCCCATAACATGCTGCAAAGCCATCATGAATGGAATGGAATGAGAGCAACGCACACAAACAATCACACCCTTATTGCTTTCTACACACTTAATATTTCTTCTATAACAGAACTTTATTAAATTcagtgtattttttaattttatttaaaacaaaaataagatgCTTGTAAtgtaaatcaatttaaaatttacgtGAAACAGTTATTTGAACTTCTCAATAGTAACTATCGTGTAAAATAAGTAGCTTTGGagtagttaaaatttaattttgctcttagaaatgattttaatttaaaattaaaatttgtaattgtgatttttatatttaaatttattgtttagtttacttttattttaatatatgtaaatataaactactttataattaatttatttttaagtaaaataaatttatacaattaatttatttaaaattaattttaattttaataaaactaaatacatatttaactACTATAACTAATTTTAGAGGGTTTTGAGAGTGTTGGTTTGATTGTATAAGCATAACCTTGGAACGTTAGAGAGTCACTAACCAATCAGAAATATGACTGCAAAGCAAAACCATAAGATGACCTTTTGCGTATACAATCAAACCAACACTCTTTTTTCTGTTTGTTTACAATTTACACCCATCTCCAACCAAATTACTACTCTTTTTTCTCTCACGTTGAATGGTATGTAGTATAATGTTATACACCCGTATACTCTATCTGAAACGTACTTTTACAAACCAAATTACTTTacatttttagaattaaaatcaCAGCTTCtctaaaatactaatatttatttaatttaattttcttttaaatattattttaattatttatcttttaattaataatcatttaaagtttttattttttaatttattttgatcatttatattttataaatggtgtattttagtcattttcatCATAACTCTTACAAACACTTGTATAATTATTGTCATGAATTAATGAAATCAAATCTTAGACCACTTGTAAGGTCAAGTATACAATCCTAATAAGTATGTGATGAAAAATGTagtaaattttgataaatatttttcgttttaattagtttatatatgtttaaaaacatgcaaaaagatttttttttcaaatgcaaatttattattaaattaaatggatatttttctttattgaaagaatattatattaaatacgtattgaaattattaaaagcAATTCTAATGAATCAATGTtcttataacttttttttttattgtgataaggactaaaatatatagtttataaaaaataaataattaaaatgaataaaaaaaagataaataatcaaaacgaacattaagtaaaaaatttaacttttaaagaaaatatatttaaatttttattgtgattatataGATTAAAAGAGATCAGTTACctttcttaataaatataatttaatctacggttaaataaatttttaattctataaattttttaaattttgtttttagtccacgtaaaaaaatcacataatttatttcttacaaAATTATTCTACAAGTTGTTTCAAGAAACACACTTCaactacttttaaatttttaaatgattttttgcaagcatgtttaaaatattattaaaaaatttatccgtACAAatatataatcttttaaattaggatgaattaaatatgaattttttaaatgtcatttgttcaagataaaaattattaaaatatagatctagaaatcaaattttgaatttattttttgtagaataattttttatagtgttgtaaacatatatatataaaacaataatttagacatatatatttatacttcAAGAGAAGCAATTTTTTGCttacataataaatttataaaaactaaaatatgttatttttttataaatattaaaaataaaatttcaataatttataagaacaaaaaatttatttaattctattatttttgtttatgattCATTACGTAGATAGTGCTAAAATAGTACGAGTTCTCTATTAGATTGTCTAAGTTacatcttatttatttttagtacttAATAAACACTTGAATCCTTCGACCTAacacttcaaaaaaattattaatcaagTCTCATCAATAATTCCATATccttacatttttaataatatttatttattttaatataatttttgaagtgAGGCCCAAGAAAAATGACAAGAGCTATTGCTTATAGCTACGCTCCCTAATAGCTACCCATTTTTTCTATTACTCCATTAGGGGTACCCAAAATGTGATGTTTGCTATTAGGTAATAACCATTCATAGGAGATACTCTAAGTGACGATTTGACACGTGGTGGGTATTTCATCAGTAGg from Cicer arietinum cultivar CDC Frontier isolate Library 1 chromosome 5, Cicar.CDCFrontier_v2.0, whole genome shotgun sequence carries:
- the LOC101490501 gene encoding ADP-ribosylation factor GTPase-activating protein AGD1-like isoform X2; this translates as MLQHLYMITSCFRVWKKIQNRYVLDAGNSTKDVESTRLGEAYDGDIAFATALENFGGGHSDPLFVTLGGPVMTKFAIALREISTHKELLRSQVEHMLNDRLLNILNVEILDVKEARRRFDKASLLYDQAREKFMSLRKSTKFDVAAVIEEELHNARTTFEEARFNLVGALHNIEAKKRFEFLEAVTGVMDAHLRYFQQGYQQLQELEPFIIEVLAYAQKARESYNEEQISLCERMVEYKKLSYQESRLSLNGPYGSPRGEGAHLQPFSRRSNSVVDAVAESAANGKVRVIRQGFLSKRSSNLRGDWKRRFFVLDSRGMLYYYRKPLHGSSLNQQSTQRNCAGENSAGILSRLLSSHYHEVVPDEKSVARHTVNLLTSTIKVDAEQSDLRFCFRIISPSKMYTLQAENALDQMDWMEKINGVIASLLSVQTLGRMSISADSESRDSDSSSNFDLLQSSQEYDRLLSADFASKNSTTNRLSEELQKNKQIVKVEQPIDILRKVSGNDKCADCGKPEPDWASLNLGILVCIECSGVHRNLGVHISKIRSLKLDVKVWDYSVLTMFQSLGNLFANSVWEELLHSTSNSQIDETPYGSSKVDRNKLCHAKKPEHDDPISIKEKFIHAKYSEKVFVRRIPKSHHLLSVGQQVLECIYANDKKAVYRHIVKSDADVNAVSAEALSGFFSNMSPSDSNTSSKSKSRLMENIQEGSNVLHLACLTSDAGMIELLLQYGADVNAIDSRGRTPLHYCIMRGKTTTSKLLITRGANPLAVDKEGNTPLKLAPEPSAIGKDILTLLTSR
- the LOC101490501 gene encoding ADP-ribosylation factor GTPase-activating protein AGD1-like isoform X1 — translated: MYFAKLNDSPMFRQQLQGLEENSESLRSRCWKFYKGCRKYTEGLGEAYDGDIAFATALENFGGGHSDPLFVTLGGPVMTKFAIALREISTHKELLRSQVEHMLNDRLLNILNVEILDVKEARRRFDKASLLYDQAREKFMSLRKSTKFDVAAVIEEELHNARTTFEEARFNLVGALHNIEAKKRFEFLEAVTGVMDAHLRYFQQGYQQLQELEPFIIEVLAYAQKARESYNEEQISLCERMVEYKKLSYQESRLSLNGPYGSPRGEGAHLQPFSRRSNSVVDAVAESAANGKVRVIRQGFLSKRSSNLRGDWKRRFFVLDSRGMLYYYRKPLHGSSLNQQSTQRNCAGENSAGILSRLLSSHYHEVVPDEKSVARHTVNLLTSTIKVDAEQSDLRFCFRIISPSKMYTLQAENALDQMDWMEKINGVIASLLSVQTLGRMSISADSESRDSDSSSNFDLLQSSQEYDRLLSADFASKNSTTNRLSEELQKNKQIVKVEQPIDILRKVSGNDKCADCGKPEPDWASLNLGILVCIECSGVHRNLGVHISKIRSLKLDVKVWDYSVLTMFQSLGNLFANSVWEELLHSTSNSQIDETPYGSSKVDRNKLCHAKKPEHDDPISIKEKFIHAKYSEKVFVRRIPKSHHLLSVGQQVLECIYANDKKAVYRHIVKSDADVNAVSAEALSGFFSNMSPSDSNTSSKSKSRLMENIQEGSNVLHLACLTSDAGMIELLLQYGADVNAIDSRGRTPLHYCIMRGKTTTSKLLITRGANPLAVDKEGNTPLKLAPEPSAIGKDILTLLTSR
- the LOC101490501 gene encoding ADP-ribosylation factor GTPase-activating protein AGD1-like isoform X3 — protein: MSKSLMSRYIEARRRFDKASLLYDQAREKFMSLRKSTKFDVAAVIEEELHNARTTFEEARFNLVGALHNIEAKKRFEFLEAVTGVMDAHLRYFQQGYQQLQELEPFIIEVLAYAQKARESYNEEQISLCERMVEYKKLSYQESRLSLNGPYGSPRGEGAHLQPFSRRSNSVVDAVAESAANGKVRVIRQGFLSKRSSNLRGDWKRRFFVLDSRGMLYYYRKPLHGSSLNQQSTQRNCAGENSAGILSRLLSSHYHEVVPDEKSVARHTVNLLTSTIKVDAEQSDLRFCFRIISPSKMYTLQAENALDQMDWMEKINGVIASLLSVQTLGRMSISADSESRDSDSSSNFDLLQSSQEYDRLLSADFASKNSTTNRLSEELQKNKQIVKVEQPIDILRKVSGNDKCADCGKPEPDWASLNLGILVCIECSGVHRNLGVHISKIRSLKLDVKVWDYSVLTMFQSLGNLFANSVWEELLHSTSNSQIDETPYGSSKVDRNKLCHAKKPEHDDPISIKEKFIHAKYSEKVFVRRIPKSHHLLSVGQQVLECIYANDKKAVYRHIVKSDADVNAVSAEALSGFFSNMSPSDSNTSSKSKSRLMENIQEGSNVLHLACLTSDAGMIELLLQYGADVNAIDSRGRTPLHYCIMRGKTTTSKLLITRGANPLAVDKEGNTPLKLAPEPSAIGKDILTLLTSR
- the LOC101490178 gene encoding transcription factor ICE1-like; translated protein: MMSRMNNNNNAWIQEEENNNTNTSPSSWPTNPNSNPNTPSSPSPFLQNFSSFKPMLEMDHEEEWYMMKDMAFSPNLDNVLLQTVDSVSSSSCSPSSSIFNTLDPSPSHLQQYFLSPNHKPMNNVSSLLNNNNNNNNNPFDIPCEVGFLDPQASSVASSLLGSFVDFSSKTHLSLPHLPQNKANFMGFQNSEEGSGKSVFLNRSKILRPLDSLPPSGTQPTLFQKRAALRKNMGLEIGGGGSRSKCGISEGSDKKRKFSGGDEIEDLSFDGSGLNYDSDDLTESNYNNGKMEESNVKNCGNASNGNSTVTGGVDQKGKKKGMPAKNLMAERRRRKKLNDRLYMLRSVVPKISKMDRASILGDAIEYLKELLQRINDLHNELESTPAGSSLTPVSSFHPLTPTPPSLPSRIKEELCHSSLPSPNGQPARVEVRLREGRAVNIHMFCARKPGLLLSTMRALDNLGLDIQQAVISCFNGFVMDIFRAEQCKEGQDVHPEQIKAVLMDSAGFNGMI